Genomic DNA from Roseburia intestinalis L1-82:
ATAACGGGCGCAGATATTGCAGAGATGTTAAGCTATATCAGCGAGTATTCCCTGTATGCATACCAGGAGGAACTAAGGCAGGGATATATTACAATTGAGGGTGGTCACCGGGTTGGAATTGCAGGGGAGATTGCAAAAGACAGGGAAGGTATTACAGGGATCAAATATATTAGTTTTATGAATATCCGTGTGGCACATGAAAAAAAAGGATGTGCAGAAAAAATTCTGCCTTTTCTGAAGGACGGAGAAAGTATTTATAATACACTGCTGGTGTCAAAACCGGGTGCAGGCAAAACAACCTGTCTGCGGGATTGTATCCGCAGTCTCTCAAATGGGAAAGAAGGCTGGGAAGGTATGAAAATCTGTGTGGTGGATGAGAGGTCTGAGATTGCAGCCTGTCATCTTGGAATTCCACAAAATGATATGGGAATACGAACGGATGTTTTATCTGGATGTGGGAAATCAGAGGGAATGATGCTCATGCTGCGCTCCATGTCCCCGCAGATCATAGCGGTGGATGAACTTGGAGGGAAAAAAGATTTTCAGGCAGTCGAACAGGCAGCCTGTTCCGGGGTACGGATTCTTGGAACAGTACATGCGGATACGGTGGAAGAATTATGGGAGAAACCATATCTGAAAAAGTGGATGAAGCGTGGAATTTTTGAACGATTTATTCTGATCCGGCATAACCGGTCCGGCGAGCGGGATTTTCAGGTTTTTAACGGAAAAAGAGAACAGTTATGCTAAAGCTGATAGGTGGTATTCTGGTTGCAGGTTCCGGGGTTGGACTTGCAGTAAACATGATCGCTGAAATCAGGCAGCATCTGCTTAGATTGTATGAAATCCGTCAGCTTCTCATAAATATTTCGGGAGAGGCAGCACTTGCATTACTTCCGATGGAGCATATTTTGAATCAACCGACGCTGACGAACGATGTGGTGTTGCAAAAAGTATGCGGACAGATTGCTGATCGTCTTGCTGCAAAAAAGGGAGAAAGCGGAGGTGAAATCTGGTGGGATATATTTTGGAAAAATCGAAAAGAATTGGGAATCTGTGCGTCTGAACTTGAGATTATTGCGAATGCCGGAAATGCTTTTTTTGGAAGAAATATAAAAGAGAATGAAAGAATGCTTTCTATTTATTTAGAGAGGCTTGATTTTGTGATCGAACAAGAGCGGAAAGAGCAGAGAGAAAAGCAGAGAGTGGCCGGGGCGGTCAGTGTAATAGGAGGAATGATGTTAGTGATACTTTTTATATAACGCAAAAATAAAGTGTGTATACGGCAAGCAAGAGAGGGGACTGGATTACGGATGAGTGTTAATTTGATATTTAAAATTGCGGCGGTCGGGATTTTAGTCACGGTCATCAGTCAGGTGCTAAAACATAGCGGAAGAGAGGAACATGCATTTCTGACAAGCCTTGCGGGATTGCTGATTGTCCTCTTTTGGATTGTTCCTTATATTTATGAATTGTTTGAAACAATGCAGTCACTGTTTGCATTATAAGATGTTACAGAATGGGAATGAGGCATGAAATGGATATTTTAAGAATAGCGGTTCTTGGTATCGCAGGAGTACTTCTGGCACTTTTACTGCAGAAAGAAAAAAGTGAATACAGCATGTTTATCAGTATGGCAGTCTGCATCTGCATTTTTATTTATATTCTTGGAAAGGTGGAGACTGTCATCAATTTTGCAAAAAAAATGCAGACGTTTGTTGCAGTGGATCAGACGTATATCACACTGATATTAAAAATGGTTGGGATCACCTATGTGGCGGAGTTTGCGATGAATATCTGTAAAGATGCTGGATATGCGGCAGTCGGAAATCAGATCGAACTGTTTGCTAAGCTGTCGATTCTGGTGCTTAGTATTCCGGTTTTGACGGTTTTTTTAGAGACAGTCGGGAGCTTTTTATGAAAAAATGGGGAGTGTGTGTGATATGTATTCTGTTACTCTGTGTGATTGAGACGGTTCCGGTTTTCGCATCTGAAAAAAATACTCAGGATTATTTAGGGAACATGACAGAAGAACTGGATTTTTCGAAGCTGGATCATTTTATGAGACAGGATGCAGAGGATAGTGGGATTACATTTTCAGAACTGGTGAAAGAACTACTGTATCAGGAGAAGCCAGGGGCGCTGTATCAGCAGATCGGACCATGGCTAATGGGGCAATTATGTGAGTCAGTCTGTGAAAACCGCAAAATATTAGTGGAGGTGGTGCTGCTTGCCGTGTGTTTTTCTGTACTTAAAAATTTTGCCGGTGCGTTTGCGTCATCTTATGTATCAGATCTTTGTTTTATCCTTGTATTCTGTGTATTAGCAGTCTTGATGCTGCAGTCATTTCTGACGTTTCGTGAGATTGTGTGCGGTGTATTGGAAAAGAGTGTGGATTTTTTTCAGATTTTTATACCGACATT
This window encodes:
- the spoIIIAA gene encoding stage III sporulation protein AA; its protein translation is MENLKVLFPVHIRKKIKNNLWLNDLEEIRIRAGQPIELAYSGKTRYLTDMDGEMCACVRESVQNARACYRITGADIAEMLSYISEYSLYAYQEELRQGYITIEGGHRVGIAGEIAKDREGITGIKYISFMNIRVAHEKKGCAEKILPFLKDGESIYNTLLVSKPGAGKTTCLRDCIRSLSNGKEGWEGMKICVVDERSEIAACHLGIPQNDMGIRTDVLSGCGKSEGMMLMLRSMSPQIIAVDELGGKKDFQAVEQAACSGVRILGTVHADTVEELWEKPYLKKWMKRGIFERFILIRHNRSGERDFQVFNGKREQLC
- a CDS encoding stage III sporulation protein AB, which gives rise to MLKLIGGILVAGSGVGLAVNMIAEIRQHLLRLYEIRQLLINISGEAALALLPMEHILNQPTLTNDVVLQKVCGQIADRLAAKKGESGGEIWWDIFWKNRKELGICASELEIIANAGNAFFGRNIKENERMLSIYLERLDFVIEQERKEQREKQRVAGAVSVIGGMMLVILFI
- the spoIIIAC gene encoding stage III sporulation protein AC, whose protein sequence is MSVNLIFKIAAVGILVTVISQVLKHSGREEHAFLTSLAGLLIVLFWIVPYIYELFETMQSLFAL
- a CDS encoding SpoIIIAC/SpoIIIAD family protein gives rise to the protein MDILRIAVLGIAGVLLALLLQKEKSEYSMFISMAVCICIFIYILGKVETVINFAKKMQTFVAVDQTYITLILKMVGITYVAEFAMNICKDAGYAAVGNQIELFAKLSILVLSIPVLTVFLETVGSFL